From the Thomasclavelia ramosa DSM 1402 genome, the window GTAAATTAATTCATGACTTTATCTTAAAATGTAAGCAAGAAAATAAAGCTATTGTTTTTTCTAGTCATAATATGTATGAAACTGAAAAACTATGTGATCGCGTTATCATAATTCATAAAGGAAAAATTGTTGCCAGCGGCACGATTGAACAATTAAAAAAGGAATATCAACAAGATAATCTTGAGGATTTATTTATTGAATGTATTGGAGGTAATGATCATGAATAATATTATGACAATTGTAAAAAAAGAATTTAAAGATATTTTACGTGATCGTAAAACATTACTAATGACTTTCGTTATCCCAATCATAGTCATGCCCCTATTGTTTACCTTTATCTTTTCATCAATTGGTGATATGGCATCACCAAGCGAAGATAATAAATATAAAATTGTTTTAGAAACAAATAATCCGGAAATCACTGCTCTTTTTAAAGAAGCGGGTATTTACGAACTTGTTAATAGCAAAGACCCTATTAACGAAGCTTATGATGGGAAAATCGTAGCTTACATCATCGCTAATGATATTAATGAATCATTAACACAAGGAAGTACACCTGAAGTTGACCTATATTATGATACAACCTCGCAACGTGCAATGACTGCTATAAGTACTGTTCAAACAATGTTCAGTACTTATCAAAATAGTTATTTAGCATCATATTTAGAAGCAAATCATTTATCAAGTAAAGTTTTACAACCATTTACTTATAATGAACATGCTAAAGACGAAGAAGCTGATAGTATGTCCTTAATGATGCTAGGAATGTTAATTCCTATGATGATCATTGGTTATTCTGGTTCAGGAATCGTACCTATTGCAACCGATTTAGGTGCTGGTGAAAAAGAACGGGGAACTTTAGAACCATTACTTTCAACAAGTATTTCTAGAAGTTCTATTTTAATTGGTAAACTGATTGTCACTGCAACTTTTGGTAGCATTACTTCAATTTT encodes:
- a CDS encoding ABC transporter permease, yielding MNNIMTIVKKEFKDILRDRKTLLMTFVIPIIVMPLLFTFIFSSIGDMASPSEDNKYKIVLETNNPEITALFKEAGIYELVNSKDPINEAYDGKIVAYIIANDINESLTQGSTPEVDLYYDTTSQRAMTAISTVQTMFSTYQNSYLASYLEANHLSSKVLQPFTYNEHAKDEEADSMSLMMLGMLIPMMIIGYSGSGIVPIATDLGAGEKERGTLEPLLSTSISRSSILIGKLIVTATFGSITSILSAVGLLLAFKFGMSDTMAITIDLSLQSMLLIVLLAVLYVIFISAVMLLVSTYARSLKEANTYLTPVTLIPVLLSVITMYMEPSSVSMAMMNIPILNVVIVIKEIIFNQLNYVHLYMTIGWSIVYVIVSMIAAKMMYEKEEVIFRA